In Nocardioides faecalis, the following proteins share a genomic window:
- a CDS encoding phytoene desaturase family protein, with protein MTRYDVVVVGAGHNGLTAAAYLARAGLSVLVLERSAHTGGAAVSSQAFAGHPTRLSRYSYLVSLLPDQVVADLGLDLRLLSRPTASYSPTVRGGRETGLLVEREEGEATRASFRELTGSDEAYDAWCAFYAEVATLTAAVAPTLLDPLPREGEIREQVDAATWRALVQQPLGATLEQRFTDDLVRGVVATDALIGTFASLHDERLAQNRCFLYHVLGNGTGEWRVPVGGMGAVTDALARAASAAGADLRTGAGVSAVHPGGEDEDASVTWHDGTHEHTVRAGHVLAGVAPWVLRILLGEGEDPATKPEGSQLKVNLLVSRLPLLRSGADPEVAFAGTLHLAESASELEAAWAAASRGELPDPLPGEVYCHSLTDPSILGDVPPGTHTLTYFGLHTPASLFAADPVGTREEAVRRAVASLDAVLAEPLDSVLLRTPDGAPCIEAKSPLDVEADLAMPGGHIFHQDLDWPWAPARARLDSPAARWGVQTPYERVLVCGSGARRGGAVSGIGGHNAAHAVLEQLGLRSHR; from the coding sequence ATGACCCGCTACGACGTCGTGGTGGTCGGGGCGGGGCACAACGGGCTCACCGCCGCGGCGTACCTCGCCCGCGCCGGCCTGTCCGTCCTCGTCCTGGAGCGCTCGGCACACACCGGGGGCGCCGCGGTCTCCAGCCAGGCGTTCGCCGGGCACCCGACGAGGCTGTCGCGCTACTCCTACCTGGTCTCGCTGCTGCCCGACCAGGTCGTCGCCGACCTCGGCCTGGACCTGCGTCTGCTCAGCCGCCCGACGGCGTCGTACTCCCCCACCGTGCGCGGCGGCCGGGAGACCGGCCTCCTGGTCGAGCGGGAGGAGGGCGAGGCCACCCGCGCCTCGTTCCGCGAGCTCACCGGCTCCGACGAGGCGTACGACGCCTGGTGCGCCTTCTACGCCGAGGTCGCCACCCTCACCGCGGCGGTGGCGCCCACCCTGCTGGACCCCCTGCCCCGCGAGGGCGAGATCCGCGAACAGGTCGACGCCGCGACGTGGCGGGCGCTGGTGCAGCAGCCGCTCGGAGCCACCCTGGAGCAACGCTTCACCGACGACCTGGTCCGCGGCGTGGTGGCCACCGACGCCCTGATCGGCACCTTCGCCTCGCTGCACGACGAGCGGCTGGCACAGAACCGCTGCTTCCTCTACCACGTCCTCGGCAACGGCACCGGCGAGTGGCGGGTGCCGGTGGGAGGCATGGGTGCGGTCACCGACGCGCTGGCCCGGGCGGCGAGCGCCGCAGGGGCCGACCTGCGCACCGGCGCCGGAGTGAGCGCCGTGCATCCGGGCGGCGAAGACGAGGACGCCAGCGTCACCTGGCACGACGGCACCCACGAGCACACCGTGCGGGCCGGCCACGTGCTGGCCGGTGTCGCGCCGTGGGTGCTGCGGATCCTGCTCGGCGAGGGCGAGGACCCAGCCACGAAGCCGGAGGGCTCGCAGCTGAAGGTCAACCTGCTGGTCTCCCGGCTGCCCCTGCTGCGCTCGGGCGCCGATCCCGAGGTCGCGTTCGCCGGCACGCTGCACCTGGCCGAGTCGGCGAGCGAGCTGGAAGCGGCCTGGGCCGCCGCGTCGCGCGGCGAGCTCCCCGACCCGTTGCCCGGCGAGGTGTACTGCCACTCCCTGACCGACCCCTCGATCCTCGGCGACGTGCCGCCGGGCACGCACACGCTGACCTACTTCGGCCTGCACACCCCGGCGTCGCTGTTCGCCGCCGACCCGGTCGGCACCCGGGAGGAGGCGGTACGCCGCGCCGTCGCGTCGCTGGACGCGGTCCTGGCCGAGCCGCTGGACTCGGTGCTGCTGCGCACCCCCGACGGCGCTCCCTGCATCGAGGCGAAGAGCCCGCTCGACGTCGAGGCAGACCTGGCGATGCCGGGCGGGCACATCTTCCACCAGGACCTGGACTGGCCCTGGGCTCCGGCCCGGGCGCGGTTGGACTCCCCGGCTGCCCGGTGGGGCGTGCAGACGCCGTACGAGCGGGTGCTGGTGTGCGGCTCGGGGGCCCGCCGGGGCGGCGCGGTGAGCGGGATCGGCGGGCACAACGCCGCCCACGCGGTGCTGGAGCAGCTCGGGCTCCGCTCGCACAGGTAG
- a CDS encoding DoxX family protein, with product MSIAQTVARVGLGSVMTFAGITHLTVAREEFQAQVPGWFPLDEDLVVLGSGVAEIGLGAAFVALPGRRRQIGIALALFFVGIFPGNIAQYVEGTDGFGLDTDTKRFVRLFFQPLLVLWALFGAGVLGRRSPQR from the coding sequence ATGAGCATCGCGCAGACCGTCGCCCGGGTCGGGCTCGGCTCGGTCATGACCTTCGCCGGCATCACCCACCTGACCGTGGCCCGGGAGGAGTTCCAGGCCCAGGTGCCCGGCTGGTTCCCGCTGGACGAGGACCTCGTCGTCCTCGGCTCCGGTGTCGCCGAGATCGGGCTCGGTGCGGCCTTCGTCGCGCTGCCCGGTCGTCGCCGGCAGATCGGGATCGCCCTCGCCCTGTTCTTCGTCGGGATCTTCCCGGGCAACATCGCGCAGTACGTCGAGGGCACCGACGGCTTCGGTCTCGACACCGACACCAAGCGCTTCGTCCGGCTGTTCTTCCAGCCTCTGCTCGTGCTGTGGGCGCTGTTCGGGGCGGGTGTGCTGGGCAGGCGCTCACCGCAGCGCTGA
- a CDS encoding DEAD/DEAH box helicase — MPLGETPGTAPPGWQAITLTRAQTEALLDALADLANLPTVTAEDDALLRRLDTTTATALRLVTPLLTWRRFLIGSRRRAEAAAGVDELLALHARLPALRERMLTLETPTGELERTGLRAEDLLDPRWGLAAALADLGAVHLLPAGQVAELPRALADLDAAVAAEAPLRERVLAAALALRRPQAEQRLRTLPLAELRQVTTERLRLETLEDAGIGTVHDLLRQRDKLRRIDGIGPKTADVLRTAAVDLERLTLADVPVRLDVERRDPATTRLVSALVAWDAVRRTKGAGEDLARADGLRALAGVLHDDVAHVLLLGAPGLPASAPVASVQAVVRRADRVAATEPTPPVEVGDPWSEVVRRPADLYAALAEIGVLSEGADAAARAAGELPPGLVDTVRGQELRTDDLRVALRGYQAFAARFALVQRRVVIGDEMGLGKTIEALAVLAHLWTTGAQRFLVVCPAAVVTNWVREVTGRSTVPVHRVHGRDADEAYAAWLSDGGLAVTTFETLAWRMADFDRDVAQLDCVVVDEAHYVKNPDTARAHACVAQLAKADRAVLLTGTPMENHVDEFRTLLGYLRPDLAAGTVDLAPRAFRQHVAPAYLRRNVEDVLSELPELVVTDEWLELSETDEKTYAAAVAAGSFAAMRRAAMLGGARSAKVQRLVELVAEAEDNDRRVVVFSYFREVLEEITGHLAALGEPTFGPLTGQVDPDTRQHMIDDFSVAEHGAVLLAQITTGGVGLNIQAASVVIICEPQLKPTTEAQAVARAHRMGQLRSVQVHRLLTLDSVDERICEILAVKQQQFDDFVRASETAAAAPEALDVAEADLGRRVVAAERARLLYAPPPVPTPDD; from the coding sequence GTGCCGCTGGGCGAGACCCCCGGCACGGCGCCGCCCGGATGGCAGGCGATCACGCTGACCCGTGCGCAGACCGAGGCGCTCCTCGACGCCCTCGCCGACCTGGCCAACCTGCCCACCGTCACCGCCGAGGACGACGCGCTGCTGCGCCGGCTCGACACCACCACCGCCACCGCGCTGCGCCTCGTCACGCCGCTGCTCACCTGGCGCCGCTTCCTCATCGGGTCGCGGCGCCGCGCCGAGGCCGCCGCCGGGGTCGACGAGCTCCTCGCACTGCACGCCCGGCTGCCTGCGCTGCGCGAGCGGATGCTCACCCTGGAGACGCCCACCGGTGAGCTCGAGCGCACCGGGTTGCGCGCCGAGGACCTCCTCGACCCGCGGTGGGGGCTGGCCGCTGCGCTGGCCGACCTCGGTGCCGTGCACCTGCTGCCGGCCGGGCAGGTCGCCGAGCTGCCCCGCGCGCTGGCCGACCTGGACGCCGCCGTCGCCGCCGAGGCCCCCTTGCGCGAGCGGGTCCTGGCCGCCGCGCTGGCGCTGCGCCGCCCCCAGGCCGAGCAGCGGTTGCGGACCCTCCCGCTGGCCGAGCTGCGCCAGGTCACCACCGAGCGGCTGCGCCTCGAGACGCTCGAGGACGCCGGGATCGGCACCGTGCACGACCTGCTGCGACAGCGCGACAAGCTGCGGCGCATCGACGGCATCGGCCCCAAGACCGCGGACGTGCTGCGCACCGCCGCCGTGGACCTCGAGCGGCTGACCTTGGCCGACGTGCCGGTGCGGCTCGACGTGGAGCGGCGCGACCCGGCCACCACCCGCCTGGTCTCGGCGCTTGTCGCCTGGGACGCCGTACGTCGTACGAAGGGGGCGGGGGAGGATCTCGCCCGGGCCGACGGGCTGCGGGCGCTGGCCGGTGTGCTGCACGACGACGTGGCCCACGTGCTGCTCCTGGGAGCCCCCGGCCTCCCGGCATCAGCACCGGTCGCCTCCGTGCAGGCCGTGGTGCGCCGCGCCGACCGCGTCGCCGCCACCGAGCCGACCCCGCCGGTCGAGGTCGGTGACCCCTGGTCGGAGGTCGTACGACGTCCTGCCGACCTCTACGCGGCGCTGGCCGAGATCGGCGTGCTCTCGGAGGGCGCGGACGCCGCTGCCCGTGCCGCCGGCGAGCTGCCACCCGGGCTGGTCGACACGGTGCGCGGGCAGGAGCTGCGCACCGACGACCTGCGGGTCGCGCTGCGCGGCTACCAGGCCTTCGCCGCCCGCTTCGCCCTGGTGCAGCGCCGCGTGGTCATCGGGGACGAGATGGGCCTGGGCAAGACGATCGAGGCGCTCGCCGTGCTCGCCCACCTGTGGACGACCGGGGCGCAGCGGTTCCTGGTGGTCTGCCCGGCCGCCGTGGTCACCAACTGGGTGCGCGAGGTCACCGGCCGGTCCACGGTTCCGGTGCACCGGGTGCACGGCCGCGACGCCGACGAGGCCTATGCCGCGTGGCTGAGCGACGGCGGGCTCGCGGTGACCACCTTCGAGACGTTGGCGTGGCGCATGGCGGACTTCGACCGCGACGTGGCGCAGCTGGACTGCGTGGTCGTCGACGAGGCGCACTACGTGAAGAACCCCGACACCGCCCGCGCCCATGCCTGTGTGGCACAGCTGGCCAAGGCGGACCGGGCGGTGCTGCTGACCGGGACCCCGATGGAGAACCACGTCGACGAGTTCCGCACGCTGCTGGGCTACCTGCGTCCCGACCTCGCCGCCGGGACCGTGGACCTCGCCCCGCGAGCCTTCCGGCAGCACGTGGCGCCGGCCTACCTGCGGCGCAACGTCGAGGACGTGCTCAGCGAGCTGCCCGAGCTCGTCGTCACCGACGAGTGGCTCGAGCTCTCCGAGACCGACGAGAAGACCTACGCGGCGGCGGTCGCCGCGGGCAGCTTCGCCGCCATGCGGCGCGCGGCCATGCTGGGCGGCGCCCGGTCGGCCAAGGTGCAGCGACTCGTCGAGCTGGTCGCCGAGGCCGAGGACAACGACCGCCGGGTGGTCGTCTTCTCCTACTTCCGCGAGGTGTTGGAGGAGATCACCGGGCACCTCGCCGCGCTGGGGGAGCCGACCTTCGGGCCGCTGACCGGACAGGTCGACCCCGACACACGGCAGCACATGATCGATGACTTCTCCGTCGCCGAGCACGGCGCGGTCCTGCTCGCCCAGATCACCACCGGCGGGGTGGGGCTCAACATCCAGGCCGCCTCGGTGGTGATCATCTGCGAGCCGCAGCTCAAGCCCACCACCGAGGCCCAGGCCGTCGCCCGGGCGCACCGGATGGGACAGCTGCGCTCGGTCCAGGTGCACCGGCTGCTCACGCTCGACTCCGTCGACGAGCGGATCTGCGAGATCCTGGCGGTCAAGCAGCAGCAGTTCGACGACTTCGTCCGGGCCAGCGAGACCGCGGCCGCCGCGCCCGAGGCCCTGGACGTGGCCGAGGCCGATCTCGGACGTCGCGTGGTCGCCGCGGAGCGTGCCCGGCTGCTCTACGCCCCGCCGCCGGTGCCGACCCCGGACGACTGA
- a CDS encoding helix-turn-helix transcriptional regulator gives MSRSAQPPTPRYVARIARLPRVFERLTRHPDGVALATLAADLGAEVEELREDLLAFYTADVDSDWLLGLGRPEVLEFLGPDGVEQDPNAAEVVRIVTERPAELGVEHVDAGELALVHAAAMALLEIEPDDTALREAIDVLTETMLGPAAGSSGEPQRDQHLPDRHLPVLQQAQREHTAVRILYSRDWAEGVTEREIEPYRLVRTRRGWEVDAGPADEAGNLRTYLISNLRTVSPTDRRFTPPADLDERLAAQRATTTVRVLLPQSARWVADLYAERVTVVDDDEESVVVDLELLPPLERRVGRLLLAAGTDAFVVDPPELEAGAVTLASELLEHHGG, from the coding sequence GTGAGCAGGTCCGCCCAGCCGCCGACGCCGCGTTACGTGGCGCGGATCGCCCGGCTCCCGCGGGTCTTCGAACGGCTGACCCGGCACCCCGACGGCGTCGCGCTGGCCACGCTCGCCGCGGACCTCGGCGCCGAGGTCGAGGAGCTGCGCGAGGACCTGCTGGCGTTCTACACCGCCGACGTCGACTCCGACTGGCTGCTCGGCCTCGGTCGCCCGGAGGTGCTGGAGTTCCTCGGACCCGACGGGGTCGAGCAGGACCCGAACGCCGCCGAGGTGGTCCGCATCGTCACCGAGCGGCCCGCCGAGCTCGGCGTGGAGCACGTCGACGCCGGCGAGCTCGCGCTGGTCCACGCGGCCGCGATGGCCCTGCTGGAGATCGAGCCCGACGACACCGCCCTCCGCGAGGCGATCGACGTGCTCACCGAGACCATGCTGGGCCCCGCCGCCGGATCCTCCGGCGAGCCCCAGCGCGACCAGCACCTGCCCGACCGTCACCTGCCCGTGTTGCAGCAGGCTCAGCGCGAGCACACCGCGGTCCGGATCCTGTACTCCCGTGACTGGGCCGAGGGCGTCACGGAGCGCGAGATCGAGCCCTACCGGCTGGTGCGGACCCGGCGCGGCTGGGAGGTCGACGCCGGACCTGCCGACGAGGCCGGCAACCTGCGCACCTACCTGATCTCCAACCTGCGCACGGTGAGCCCGACCGACCGGAGGTTCACCCCACCGGCCGACCTCGACGAGCGGCTCGCCGCGCAGCGCGCCACCACCACCGTGCGGGTGCTGCTGCCGCAGAGCGCCCGCTGGGTCGCCGACCTGTACGCCGAGCGCGTCACCGTCGTCGATGACGACGAGGAGTCGGTGGTCGTCGACCTCGAGCTGTTGCCGCCGCTGGAGCGCCGCGTCGGCCGGCTGCTGCTGGCCGCCGGCACCGACGCGTTCGTCGTGGACCCGCCGGAGCTGGAGGCCGGCGCCGTGACGCTTGCCTCCGAGCTCCTCGAGCACCACGGCGGCTGA
- a CDS encoding WYL domain-containing protein has translation MAQSQQPDPGSGGTAARTPRPRTGGRGAGGRDQRVPMERLVRMAAVLQANGEQGVSGSRLAEIAGFEGADPGTQVQRELRHLERHGWSIENVAPRGEPAVYRLTTVDNRLRVRLTTAQQAALRRAVLLADRGDLVQRLGLPDSARPADVTDPAASSSSAGGAAGAAVAGVVPEALGQVVDAVRDRSLLRFAYKGTPRVVHPESVSSRAGVWYLRGVEDADLAAADRGPDGCPEAGEVVVKTFVVSRMSDTEVGTPGTASPAPAVRHAGLHPMTWEIDPPVEVTLATSAEFEPDVRRWLGEPLSVEPAPATDTETDAEAGEPSSTVWLRYRVTHRAALRSRLFDLGRRVRIVGPADVRDEVLDALRAAVQVRSAQ, from the coding sequence ATGGCGCAGTCGCAGCAGCCGGACCCGGGCTCGGGCGGCACCGCCGCGCGCACCCCGCGGCCGCGTACCGGCGGCCGTGGCGCGGGCGGGCGGGACCAGCGGGTGCCGATGGAGCGCCTCGTGCGGATGGCCGCGGTGCTGCAGGCCAACGGCGAGCAGGGCGTGTCGGGCAGCCGGCTGGCCGAGATCGCCGGCTTCGAAGGAGCCGACCCCGGCACCCAGGTGCAGCGCGAGCTGCGGCACCTGGAGCGGCACGGCTGGAGCATCGAGAACGTCGCACCCCGCGGCGAGCCCGCCGTCTACCGGCTGACCACCGTCGACAACCGGCTGCGGGTCCGCCTCACGACCGCCCAGCAGGCCGCCCTGCGCCGCGCCGTGCTGCTCGCCGACCGCGGCGACCTGGTGCAGCGGCTCGGCCTGCCCGACTCCGCCCGCCCCGCCGACGTCACCGACCCCGCCGCCTCGTCCTCGAGTGCTGGGGGTGCCGCTGGTGCCGCCGTGGCCGGCGTCGTGCCCGAGGCGTTGGGACAGGTCGTCGACGCGGTGCGGGATCGCAGCCTGCTGCGGTTCGCCTACAAGGGCACCCCGCGCGTGGTCCACCCCGAGTCCGTGAGCAGCCGGGCCGGTGTCTGGTACCTGCGCGGCGTGGAGGACGCCGACCTCGCCGCGGCGGATCGCGGCCCGGACGGCTGTCCGGAGGCCGGCGAGGTGGTCGTGAAGACCTTCGTGGTCTCGCGGATGAGCGACACCGAGGTCGGCACACCCGGCACCGCCTCACCCGCGCCCGCCGTACGCCACGCCGGCCTGCACCCGATGACGTGGGAGATCGACCCGCCCGTCGAGGTCACCCTGGCCACCTCCGCGGAGTTCGAGCCCGACGTACGCCGCTGGCTCGGTGAGCCGCTGTCCGTCGAGCCGGCGCCCGCGACCGACACCGAGACCGACGCGGAGGCCGGCGAGCCGAGCAGCACCGTGTGGCTGCGCTACCGGGTGACCCACCGTGCCGCGCTGCGCTCCCGGCTCTTCGACCTCGGGCGACGGGTGCGGATCGTGGGCCCGGCCGACGTCCGCGACGAGGTGCTGGACGCGCTGAGGGCCGCCGTGCAGGTCAGGAGCGCGCAGTGA
- a CDS encoding GroES family chaperonin, translated as MLHDRILCETDIEAGERRSSGGIVIPATAAMGAKRLAWSKVVAVGPHCRAVVTGDRVLFDPEDKAEVEVSGDTYVVMRERDVHAVAADRLADEAAGLYL; from the coding sequence ATGCTGCACGACCGCATCCTGTGCGAGACCGACATCGAGGCCGGTGAGCGCCGCTCCTCCGGCGGCATCGTGATCCCGGCGACCGCGGCGATGGGCGCCAAGCGCCTGGCCTGGTCCAAGGTCGTCGCCGTCGGCCCGCACTGCCGGGCCGTGGTGACCGGCGACCGCGTGCTCTTCGACCCCGAGGACAAGGCAGAGGTCGAGGTCTCGGGGGACACCTACGTGGTCATGCGGGAGCGCGACGTCCACGCGGTGGCCGCCGACCGGCTCGCCGACGAGGCGGCCGGCCTCTACCTGTGA
- a CDS encoding DUF3618 domain-containing protein — MSNQPSDIEREIEEARERLAGTIDQLLYRSHPKTIISREIAQVKAYYVDPETGEPRTDNILKTVGGVLGVVALGIVLRKITN, encoded by the coding sequence GTGAGCAACCAGCCCTCTGACATCGAGCGCGAGATCGAAGAGGCGCGCGAGCGCCTGGCCGGCACGATCGACCAGCTCCTCTACCGCTCGCACCCCAAGACGATCATCAGTCGTGAGATCGCCCAGGTGAAGGCGTACTACGTCGACCCCGAGACCGGGGAGCCGCGCACCGACAACATCCTCAAGACCGTCGGTGGGGTTCTCGGCGTGGTCGCCCTGGGGATCGTGCTGCGCAAGATCACGAACTAG
- a CDS encoding energy-coupling factor ABC transporter ATP-binding protein: MTPVLEVDGLSFAYPDGHQALFGVDLHVHAGERVALLGPNGAGKTTLVLHLNGILSAESGDGAGSVSVSGLAMHKKNLLEIRRRVGIVFQDPDDQLFMGSVRADVGFGPANLGIKGAALERRVMDALEQVGMADFADRPPHHLSFGQRRRVAVATVLAMEPEILVLDEPSSNLDPASRRELADILRGLDVTVLMVTHDLPYALELCPRSVVLSAGRVVADGRTYDVLTDDALMSAHRLVLPWGFDPRSVPIDSLPR; this comes from the coding sequence ATGACCCCGGTGCTCGAGGTCGACGGCCTCTCCTTCGCCTACCCCGACGGCCACCAGGCGCTGTTCGGGGTGGACCTGCACGTGCACGCCGGTGAGCGGGTGGCGCTGCTCGGCCCCAACGGCGCCGGCAAGACGACCCTGGTGCTGCACCTCAACGGCATCCTGTCGGCGGAGTCCGGTGACGGTGCGGGCAGCGTGAGCGTCAGCGGCTTGGCGATGCACAAGAAGAACCTCCTCGAGATCCGGCGGCGGGTCGGGATCGTGTTCCAGGACCCCGACGACCAGCTGTTCATGGGTTCGGTGCGTGCCGACGTCGGCTTCGGTCCCGCGAACCTGGGGATCAAGGGCGCCGCGCTGGAGCGCCGGGTCATGGACGCCCTGGAGCAGGTCGGGATGGCCGACTTCGCCGACCGGCCGCCGCACCACCTCTCCTTCGGTCAGCGTCGCCGGGTCGCGGTCGCCACCGTGCTGGCGATGGAGCCGGAGATCCTGGTTCTCGACGAGCCGAGCTCGAACCTGGACCCGGCCTCGCGCCGCGAGCTGGCCGACATCCTGCGCGGCCTCGACGTGACGGTGCTGATGGTCACCCACGACCTGCCGTACGCGCTCGAGCTGTGCCCGCGCTCGGTCGTGCTCAGCGCCGGGCGCGTGGTCGCCGACGGCCGGACGTACGACGTGCTCACCGACGACGCCCTGATGAGTGCCCATCGTCTCGTGCTTCCGTGGGGCTTCGACCCTCGTTCGGTGCCGATTGATAGCCTGCCCCGGTGA
- the cbiQ gene encoding cobalt ECF transporter T component CbiQ: MGAGHGHRLHYHGHSVVHRAPAHLKILALLGFVLTVVATPRETYLPYVGYLLVLLGVIALARVPLRYLLPRMVLEVPFLVFAALVPFVAEGPRVDVPLVLGAELSLSESGLVAAWGLAVKGTLGVLASLTLAATTEPSAVLRGLERLRFPALLVQIMSFMVRYLDVVAADLGRMVTAMRSRGVDPASPRHWPALARTLGALFVRSYERGERVHLAMLSRGYDGRLPDGLDGLSAPADREHDAVAR; this comes from the coding sequence ATGGGCGCGGGGCACGGACACCGGTTGCACTACCACGGTCACTCGGTCGTCCACCGCGCTCCGGCGCACCTGAAGATCCTTGCCCTGCTCGGGTTCGTGCTGACCGTCGTGGCCACACCGCGCGAGACCTACCTGCCCTACGTCGGCTACCTGCTGGTGCTGCTCGGCGTCATCGCCCTGGCCCGGGTGCCGCTGCGCTACCTGCTCCCGCGGATGGTGCTCGAGGTGCCTTTCCTCGTCTTCGCCGCGCTCGTCCCCTTCGTCGCGGAGGGCCCGCGGGTCGACGTACCGCTGGTGCTCGGGGCCGAGCTGAGCCTCTCGGAGTCCGGACTCGTCGCGGCCTGGGGGCTGGCCGTCAAGGGCACCCTGGGGGTGCTCGCCTCGCTCACGCTGGCCGCGACCACCGAGCCCAGCGCGGTGCTGCGCGGGCTGGAGCGGCTGCGGTTCCCCGCGCTGCTGGTGCAGATCATGTCGTTCATGGTCCGCTACCTCGACGTCGTGGCCGCCGACCTCGGCCGGATGGTGACCGCGATGCGCTCGCGCGGGGTCGACCCCGCCTCGCCCCGGCACTGGCCGGCGCTGGCGCGTACGTTGGGGGCCCTGTTCGTGCGGTCCTACGAGAGGGGTGAGCGGGTGCACCTGGCGATGCTGTCGCGCGGGTACGACGGCCGGTTGCCCGACGGGCTCGACGGGCTCTCGGCGCCGGCGGACCGCGAGCACGACGCGGTCGCGCGATGA
- a CDS encoding PDGLE domain-containing protein encodes MSTSRRFWVVSLLVVLLVAGVASYYASSHPDGLEYVAEKTGFIDSADEEPVTIGSPFEDYGTAGVENGRLSGGIAGVAGVVLTLLIGGGLFWVLRRRGGSADDVASAEPPASTDAASTDAASADAD; translated from the coding sequence ATGAGCACCTCGCGCCGGTTCTGGGTGGTCAGCCTCCTCGTCGTGCTGCTCGTCGCGGGGGTCGCCAGCTACTACGCCAGCAGCCACCCCGACGGCCTGGAGTACGTCGCGGAGAAGACCGGTTTCATCGACTCCGCCGACGAGGAGCCGGTGACGATCGGCAGTCCCTTCGAGGACTACGGCACCGCCGGCGTCGAGAACGGCCGACTCAGCGGGGGCATCGCCGGCGTCGCCGGCGTGGTGCTGACCCTGCTGATCGGGGGAGGGCTCTTCTGGGTCCTCCGACGCCGTGGCGGCTCCGCGGACGATGTGGCGTCCGCGGAGCCCCCGGCGTCCACCGACGCAGCCTCCACCGACGCAGCCTCCGCCGACGCGGACTGA
- a CDS encoding energy-coupling factor ABC transporter permease — protein sequence MHVPDGFFDAPTSVVTGAVAAVGVGVALRRARAELDDRTAPMAGLVAAFVFAGQMINFPVGAGTSGHLMGGALAAVLVGPWTGALCISVVLLVQALFMADGGLTALGTNITLMALVGTFVGYGAFRLTLLVLPRRRSSVPPAAALGALVSVPATAVVFTLLFAVGGTADVAFGKVLAAMLGWHLVIGIGEAVVTGLVVSAVLTSRPDLVYGARGLTARRPLVTGEVAA from the coding sequence ATGCACGTGCCCGACGGATTCTTCGACGCACCCACGTCGGTGGTGACCGGCGCCGTGGCCGCGGTGGGGGTGGGCGTGGCGCTGCGCCGCGCGCGAGCCGAGCTGGACGACCGGACCGCGCCGATGGCAGGGCTGGTGGCGGCCTTCGTCTTCGCCGGCCAGATGATCAACTTCCCGGTCGGTGCCGGCACCAGCGGGCACCTGATGGGCGGCGCGCTGGCCGCGGTGCTCGTCGGGCCATGGACCGGCGCGCTGTGCATCAGCGTGGTGCTCCTGGTGCAGGCGCTCTTCATGGCCGACGGCGGCCTCACGGCGCTCGGCACCAACATCACCCTGATGGCCCTCGTCGGCACGTTCGTCGGCTACGGCGCCTTCCGGCTCACGCTGCTGGTGCTGCCGCGCCGGCGCAGCTCCGTCCCGCCGGCCGCGGCGCTGGGGGCGCTGGTCTCGGTGCCGGCCACCGCCGTCGTCTTCACCCTGCTGTTCGCCGTCGGCGGCACCGCCGACGTGGCCTTCGGCAAGGTTCTCGCCGCGATGCTGGGCTGGCACCTGGTGATCGGCATCGGCGAGGCCGTCGTCACCGGCCTGGTGGTCAGCGCCGTCCTCACCTCCCGGCCCGACCTGGTCTACGGCGCGCGAGGGCTCACCGCCCGGCGCCCCCTCGTCACTGGCGAGGTGGCGGCATGA
- the bcp gene encoding thioredoxin-dependent thiol peroxidase: protein MPDPIRLSVGDVAPDFTLPSDTGEEVSLAGLLGEGRKVIVYFYPAAMTPGCTKQACDFSDSLDSLQTGGYTVVGISKDTPAKLAKFRERDGLGITLLSDPDLAVHEAYGAYGEKKLYGKLVQGVIRSTFVVGTDGRVELAQYNVKATGHVSKLHRDLGLDVPALRSAAGAGGKDA, encoded by the coding sequence ATGCCCGACCCGATCCGCCTGTCCGTCGGAGACGTGGCCCCCGACTTCACCCTGCCCTCGGACACCGGCGAGGAGGTCTCGCTCGCCGGCCTGCTCGGCGAGGGCCGCAAGGTGATCGTGTACTTCTACCCCGCCGCGATGACGCCGGGCTGCACCAAGCAGGCCTGCGACTTCTCCGACTCGCTCGACTCGCTGCAGACGGGCGGGTACACCGTTGTCGGCATCTCCAAGGACACCCCGGCCAAGCTGGCCAAGTTCCGCGAGCGCGACGGCCTCGGCATCACGCTGCTCTCGGACCCCGACCTCGCCGTGCACGAGGCGTACGGCGCCTACGGCGAGAAGAAGCTCTACGGCAAGCTCGTGCAGGGCGTCATCCGCTCCACCTTCGTCGTCGGCACCGACGGCCGGGTCGAGCTGGCCCAGTACAACGTCAAGGCGACCGGACACGTCTCCAAGCTGCACCGCGACCTCGGCCTCGACGTCCCGGCGCTGCGCTCGGCGGCCGGCGCCGGCGGGAAGGACGCCTGA